The sequence AAGAATATGGAGAAATGAAGAAAATAGCTGAAAGGAAGGCCCCTGAAATAAGGCAAGAAGATCCCGGTTCAGAAAGAACCTCTTCTCCCCTCAATATGGTAATTCCGATAGCTGTAATGGTTCTTACTATGCCTTTGTTTCTTATTTATGGTGGTTGGGATGGTGCGTTTGAAGGTGATTTTTTTGATAAAGTTTGGAACAGTATTGGTACCGGTTCTGGTTCTGAAGCAGTACTAAATGCATGTTTTAGCGGGTTTCTCACTGCTGCTGTAATGTACGGATTTCAAAAAATGCTTACAATAAAAACCTTTATTGATCAGTCTTTCAAAGGAATGAATGATATGGTGATTATGGCAGTATTGATGGTATTAGCCTTCGCCATAGGAAACTTATGCAATGAGCTGGGGACTGGTATCTATGTATCCAGAGTAACATCTTCCTGGTTAATTCCAGAAATTGCTCCAGCGTTAATTTTTATTATTAGTAGTTTCATTGCCTTTGCAACGGGCACATCATGGGGAACCTTTGCAATCATGATTTCCATTGGAGTTCCTCTATCTTTTGCTGTAGATGCTAACCTGCACCTTGTCATTGCCGCTATACTCGGAGGAGGGGTTTTTGGAGATCACTGCTCTCCTATTTCTGATACAACATTGATTGCCTCAGTAGCATCTGGATGTGATCACATAGATCATGTCAGAACTCAATTGCCATATGCACTTTTTACTGGAGGATTGGCAGTCATTTGCTATTTGATTACAGGATTTATCCTATAATCATTACTTACAATAATCTTTAATTGCTTTTGCTGCTTCAGGGATATTCAACGATTTGGCAAATTTGAAATCTTCACATGCAGATTTCATTTGGTCTTTTCCTACCTTAACTGCACCCCTGTAGAGGTACGCTTCTCCAAAATCACGATTTATTCTTATTGCATTATTATATGATTCAACAGCTTGATCTAGATACCCTAGTTGATGCTCAGCTCTTCCAGCAAAAAAATGCGCCTGAGCTGAGTTTTCATTTAGATCAATTGCATTCCCAGTATGGATCAATACCTTGTTATATTCATGTTTATTATATGAAATCTTGGCTAAACTGAGGTAAGCAGAAATATTCTTCGGGTCTAATTCTACGATCTTTTCAAAATCAGAAACAGCTTTTTGCACTTGTCCTATTTCCTCGTAAGATCTACCTCTATTATAAAGACTTTTCACATTGTCAGGATGTGTTTCTAGATAAGAAGTATAGGCTTGAATAGCATCAGCATATTTTTCATTGTCGAAAAGGTCATCTCCATTTATGGAGGCTTCATTCTTACAACTAGCCACTGACAGCAAGATAAATG is a genomic window of Marinobacter alexandrii containing:
- a CDS encoding tetratricopeptide repeat protein; the protein is MKYFVVTFILLSVASCKNEASINGDDLFDNEKYADAIQAYTSYLETHPDNVKSLYNRGRSYEEIGQVQKAVSDFEKIVELDPKNISAYLSLAKISYNKHEYNKVLIHTGNAIDLNENSAQAHFFAGRAEHQLGYLDQAVESYNNAIRINRDFGEAYLYRGAVKVGKDQMKSACEDFKFAKSLNIPEAAKAIKDYCK
- a CDS encoding Na+/H+ antiporter NhaC family protein, which gives rise to MTDYGFWSLIPPLLAIGLAIKTKQVVFSLSLGILVGYLIIQQGNILEGSLATIGAFVEVFQSKGNTRTIILTLIIGALIQLIKYSGGINGFINWVQKRLSGQKNFKGKIQAASALTGFLIFVESNISILTVGTIFRPLFDKHKLPREKLAYLADSSSAPSCVLFPLNAWGAYVMGLLLAFPNIDPFKTLVYSIPFNFYAILTLVFVFWLSLSGKEYGEMKKIAERKAPEIRQEDPGSERTSSPLNMVIPIAVMVLTMPLFLIYGGWDGAFEGDFFDKVWNSIGTGSGSEAVLNACFSGFLTAAVMYGFQKMLTIKTFIDQSFKGMNDMVIMAVLMVLAFAIGNLCNELGTGIYVSRVTSSWLIPEIAPALIFIISSFIAFATGTSWGTFAIMISIGVPLSFAVDANLHLVIAAILGGGVFGDHCSPISDTTLIASVASGCDHIDHVRTQLPYALFTGGLAVICYLITGFIL